From Paenibacillus graminis, a single genomic window includes:
- a CDS encoding ATP-binding cassette domain-containing protein produces MPNSVLSKALQHQKWVIVCGVIQGITGGYLTIIIYNIIGDFTNDILYRPALITLRSALSLVLALIGSILIIPVMQYIKNIILFRHALEHDRYIMNQFIHLPSDQIGKFKEGEIQYRLERDPNEFRFTVIEVFTKIPVSVIVGAGIFIQLFRINMLYALICLIMAGVPLIGIRITKQLEASYKMKTRDFEMKQRNLEVDMVNGADYIKVFQLGQKFIDLFCHYFEKYYDQQLRRNMKLQYLIQKLNLILRVITDSIIIIFGAWLVAENQIQAGYIMTVIGLSNSLKTVYQDIGTAIKSYHLFQLYIPKLHEISEAAGDSGLIKVPDGPIAIKGDNLGFQYEDNPPLFSDLNFTILPGEKVAIVGPNGRGKSTLLQLMSGLLRPSSGIITINNLNMSRIDLPSYYRQFAYAEQTPYMFDASIYDNVKLGNPSASAEEVIHVLKKTGLHDLSEQNFDVQNSSGGEKQRISVARSLLKNSHLVFLDEPYNDLDDQGKELVRKIILTTGITVIFISHEDELTALADKVIHL; encoded by the coding sequence ATGCCTAATTCAGTTCTTTCAAAAGCTTTGCAGCATCAGAAATGGGTTATTGTCTGTGGGGTCATCCAGGGGATTACGGGGGGGTACCTTACAATCATTATTTATAATATCATCGGAGATTTTACAAACGATATTTTATACAGGCCGGCTTTGATTACTCTCCGTTCCGCGTTGTCTTTAGTATTAGCTTTAATAGGCAGCATCCTTATAATTCCAGTGATGCAGTATATCAAAAATATTATTTTGTTTCGCCACGCGCTTGAGCATGACCGTTATATTATGAATCAGTTCATTCATCTTCCTTCGGATCAAATTGGGAAATTTAAGGAGGGGGAAATTCAATATCGGCTGGAGCGTGACCCGAATGAATTTCGCTTCACTGTTATAGAGGTATTCACCAAGATTCCTGTTTCTGTTATCGTAGGGGCGGGTATATTCATACAGCTATTTAGGATCAACATGTTATATGCTTTGATATGCCTTATTATGGCGGGTGTTCCTCTGATAGGTATTAGAATCACGAAACAATTGGAAGCTTCTTATAAAATGAAAACTAGAGATTTTGAGATGAAGCAGAGGAATTTAGAAGTAGATATGGTCAATGGAGCGGACTATATTAAGGTATTTCAGCTGGGACAGAAGTTTATTGATCTTTTTTGCCATTATTTTGAAAAATACTATGATCAGCAACTTAGACGGAATATGAAGCTGCAATATTTAATTCAAAAGCTAAATTTGATTTTACGTGTCATTACCGACTCTATTATCATTATTTTCGGCGCATGGCTTGTTGCAGAAAATCAAATTCAAGCTGGTTATATTATGACAGTCATCGGGCTCTCCAATAGTCTGAAGACTGTGTACCAGGATATAGGAACTGCAATCAAAAGCTATCATTTGTTTCAATTATATATCCCGAAATTACATGAAATCAGTGAAGCGGCAGGTGATTCTGGTCTCATCAAGGTGCCTGATGGTCCTATCGCCATTAAAGGTGACAATTTAGGATTTCAATATGAGGACAACCCCCCATTGTTTAGCGATCTTAACTTTACCATCTTACCAGGAGAGAAGGTGGCTATTGTTGGACCCAATGGACGGGGAAAATCCACTCTGCTACAGCTGATGAGCGGACTTCTCAGACCTAGTTCAGGTATCATCACCATTAATAATCTAAATATGTCCCGGATTGATTTACCTTCATACTATCGGCAATTTGCTTATGCGGAGCAGACGCCTTATATGTTTGACGCATCGATATACGACAATGTAAAGCTGGGAAATCCTTCTGCCAGTGCGGAAGAAGTGATTCATGTATTGAAGAAAACGGGGTTACATGACCTCTCGGAACAGAATTTTGATGTCCAGAACAGCTCTGGCGGGGAAAAACAAAGAATTTCCGTCGCCCGGTCATTATTAAAAAACAGTCATTTGGTTTTCCTTGATGAGCCTTATAATGACTTAGATGACCAAGGGAAGGAATTAGTCAGGAAAATAATTCTTACTACAGGAATTACTGTGATTTTTATATCCCATGAGGATGAATTGACTGCTCTGGCTGACAAAGTTATCCATCTATAA
- a CDS encoding LacI family DNA-binding transcriptional regulator, translating to MAKDRVTIQDIADALGISRNTASKALNGADSIPADTRDKVIKKAVELKYKQFSYMDTAISSSDKQGNIALLTCNLPNGSHFGSLLISGLEKEISTKGYTLSIYFVRENDINGMALPGNFEPSSVDGIICIEMFNKAYSRLITDLGIPTIFVDCAADMVYPELKADLVLMENEHSTYSVTRKLIDHGYTSFGFVGDYNHCKSFNERWTGFNRALTECGISLNPAHNIVAPDRNFNINMEENWMGQQLDALEEWPSVFICANDFIAISVMKSLKNKGVKVPEEVAVCGFDDASESRVVEPHLTTVHIYSSQMGIISAEILLSRIKDNTRPYQVTHVATDMIFRGSTPVLN from the coding sequence ATGGCTAAAGATAGAGTAACCATACAGGACATCGCTGATGCCTTGGGGATCTCCAGAAACACGGCCTCCAAAGCTTTGAACGGGGCTGACAGTATTCCTGCTGACACCAGAGACAAGGTGATCAAAAAAGCGGTTGAGCTTAAATACAAACAATTTTCTTATATGGATACAGCTATTAGCTCCTCCGACAAACAAGGCAATATTGCACTATTGACCTGTAATCTGCCCAACGGCTCACACTTCGGTTCCCTGCTGATCAGCGGGCTGGAGAAAGAAATCAGTACCAAGGGCTATACCTTATCAATTTATTTCGTCCGTGAGAATGATATCAATGGCATGGCCCTTCCTGGTAACTTTGAACCATCAAGTGTGGATGGCATCATCTGCATTGAAATGTTCAATAAGGCTTACAGCAGGCTGATCACGGATCTTGGTATTCCGACTATTTTTGTTGACTGCGCTGCCGATATGGTATACCCGGAATTGAAGGCGGATCTGGTTCTAATGGAGAATGAGCACAGCACTTACTCTGTAACGCGGAAACTGATAGACCACGGATACACCAGCTTCGGTTTTGTAGGCGATTACAATCACTGTAAAAGCTTCAATGAACGCTGGACCGGATTTAACAGGGCTCTTACTGAATGTGGAATATCTCTAAATCCGGCCCATAATATTGTAGCGCCAGACCGAAACTTCAATATCAATATGGAGGAAAACTGGATGGGGCAGCAACTGGATGCCTTGGAAGAGTGGCCATCCGTCTTTATCTGTGCCAATGATTTCATTGCCATCAGTGTTATGAAGTCTCTGAAGAACAAAGGGGTTAAAGTACCGGAAGAAGTTGCTGTATGCGGATTTGATGATGCTTCGGAGTCGCGGGTTGTCGAACCTCATCTGACAACCGTACATATCTACAGCAGCCAAATGGGGATTATTTCAGCTGAAATTCTATTATCCAGGATCAAAGACAACACCAGGCCGTACCAAGTGACCCATGTTGCAACGGATATGATATTCCGTGGGTCCACGCCTGTTCTCAATTAA